A genomic window from Streptomyces sp. HUAS YS2 includes:
- a CDS encoding tetratricopeptide repeat protein, which produces MSDQAVTAGGVRRFFGRQRELKALRADIERTGLDTLTGRKAPRARVLLIAGRPGSGRTALARELAAGLAAPYPDGILRARLTEFGGAPVPTERTARALLDELGIAGPAGADGDELAETLREALAVRRMVLLLDDCVDAEQVDPLLPDNPDCLVVAVAQGPLTGIPDVRPCTLGGLDPKSAIELLESFTGSVRITVDPQAAETLTEVCGGKPAALTLAGGWLAAHPKSSVADLAKRLRALTGEPQDRAFRLLYDSLPQAAARILRLLALAPLGLADPHTASALAGCSVSAAETTLADFAELGLVREAGGGQYEVPGHLAAPLRALMEEQDRPAEVQLARARMLERTVRLLQSCRAVTEPEGSPARRKLAGMPRALRFPTADDGADWLRARRPALLAAARLAVADGELDTLARRLVAALVRALAAHRGPEEAAADLYGLHGLVLDVAERRGLHRERAAALLNLADLDARTGRTEAALTRYRAALDAGRAANDPYAIGRAMESVGGSYQELGDWQRAGDWYGRALAHRLSRDERADQARLYGRLGAVLTYAGRYGEALRNWRAAAAGHRRLGDLPGHARALSEAARVQEYAGRPEESLRTCEEAVEWARRARDERLQAALQLRLADTLDRLGDPAAARLHRAAAERLLGTDPSAYEIRSASRED; this is translated from the coding sequence GTGTCGGACCAGGCGGTGACGGCGGGCGGCGTGCGCCGATTCTTCGGCAGGCAACGGGAGTTGAAGGCCCTGCGCGCCGACATCGAACGCACCGGGCTCGACACCCTCACCGGCCGCAAGGCCCCCCGCGCGCGGGTGCTGCTCATCGCCGGCCGCCCCGGCTCCGGCCGCACCGCGCTCGCCCGCGAACTCGCCGCCGGGCTCGCCGCCCCGTACCCCGACGGCATCCTGCGCGCCCGGCTCACCGAGTTCGGCGGCGCCCCCGTCCCCACCGAGCGCACCGCCCGCGCCCTGCTCGACGAGCTCGGCATCGCCGGACCCGCCGGGGCCGACGGCGACGAGCTGGCCGAGACACTGCGCGAGGCCCTCGCGGTCCGCCGCATGGTGCTCCTGCTCGACGACTGCGTGGACGCCGAACAGGTCGACCCGCTGCTCCCGGACAACCCCGACTGCCTCGTCGTCGCCGTCGCCCAGGGCCCGCTCACCGGCATCCCCGACGTACGGCCCTGCACCCTCGGCGGCCTCGACCCCAAGTCGGCGATCGAGCTGCTCGAGAGCTTCACCGGATCCGTGCGCATCACCGTCGACCCGCAGGCCGCCGAGACGCTCACCGAGGTCTGCGGCGGCAAGCCCGCCGCGCTGACCCTGGCCGGCGGCTGGCTCGCCGCCCACCCGAAGTCCTCCGTCGCCGACCTCGCCAAGCGGCTGCGCGCGCTGACCGGCGAACCGCAGGACCGGGCCTTCCGCCTCCTGTACGACTCCCTCCCGCAGGCCGCCGCCCGGATACTGCGCCTGCTCGCCCTCGCGCCGCTCGGCCTCGCCGACCCCCACACCGCGTCCGCGCTGGCCGGCTGCTCCGTCTCCGCCGCCGAGACCACCCTGGCCGACTTCGCCGAGCTGGGCCTCGTACGGGAGGCGGGTGGCGGTCAGTACGAGGTGCCCGGCCACCTCGCGGCCCCGCTGCGCGCCCTCATGGAGGAGCAGGACCGGCCCGCGGAGGTCCAGCTCGCCCGGGCCCGGATGCTGGAGCGGACCGTACGGCTGCTCCAGTCCTGCCGCGCGGTCACCGAGCCCGAGGGCTCGCCGGCACGCCGCAAGCTCGCCGGGATGCCCCGCGCCCTGCGCTTCCCGACCGCCGACGACGGGGCGGACTGGCTGCGCGCCCGCCGTCCCGCGCTGCTGGCCGCCGCCCGCCTCGCCGTCGCCGACGGCGAGCTCGACACCCTCGCCCGCCGCCTGGTCGCCGCCCTGGTCCGGGCGCTGGCCGCGCACCGGGGCCCGGAGGAGGCCGCGGCCGACCTGTACGGACTGCACGGCCTGGTCCTGGACGTCGCCGAGCGCCGCGGCCTGCACCGGGAACGGGCCGCCGCCCTGCTGAACCTGGCCGACCTGGACGCCCGGACGGGCCGTACCGAGGCCGCCCTGACCCGCTACCGGGCCGCGCTGGACGCCGGAAGGGCCGCGAACGACCCGTACGCGATCGGCCGCGCGATGGAATCCGTAGGCGGTTCCTACCAGGAGCTGGGGGACTGGCAGCGGGCCGGCGACTGGTACGGCCGGGCGCTCGCCCACCGGCTCTCCCGCGACGAGCGCGCCGACCAGGCGCGGCTGTACGGCCGCCTCGGCGCGGTGCTCACGTACGCGGGGCGCTACGGCGAGGCCCTGCGGAACTGGCGCGCGGCCGCCGCGGGCCACCGCCGACTGGGCGATCTCCCCGGCCACGCACGGGCGTTGAGCGAGGCCGCGCGGGTCCAGGAGTACGCGGGCAGGCCCGAGGAGAGCCTGCGGACCTGCGAGGAGGCGGTGGAGTGGGCCCGGCGTGCCCGGGACGAGCGGCTGCAGGCGGCGCTCCAGCTCCGGCTGGCCGACACCCTCGACCGGCTGGGCGACCCCGCGGCGGCCCGGCTGCACCGCGCAGCCGCGGAGAGACTGCTTGGAACCGACCCCTCCGCCTACGAAATCCGTAGTGCTTCTCGCGAGGATTAG
- a CDS encoding NUDIX hydrolase: MELQDTPEEWQVVATTTPFQGNKTSVRTDDVVMPDGTVARRDYQVHPGSVAVLAVDDEDRVLVLRQYRHPVRHKLWEIPAGLLDVPGENPLHAAQRELYEEAHVKAEDWRVLTDVYTTPGGCDEAIRIFLARGLSEAVGERFEVSEEESDMELARVPLTELVRGVLAGELHNNCLVVGVLSLTVARAADGVDALRQADAPWPARPFAA, encoded by the coding sequence ATGGAGTTGCAGGACACCCCCGAGGAGTGGCAGGTCGTCGCGACGACGACGCCCTTCCAGGGGAACAAGACCAGCGTCCGGACGGACGACGTGGTGATGCCTGACGGCACGGTCGCGCGCCGCGACTACCAGGTCCACCCCGGTTCGGTGGCGGTCCTCGCCGTCGACGACGAGGACCGGGTCCTGGTGCTGCGTCAGTACCGGCACCCGGTACGGCACAAGCTGTGGGAGATCCCGGCCGGTCTGCTCGACGTGCCCGGCGAGAACCCGCTGCACGCGGCGCAGCGCGAGCTGTACGAGGAGGCGCATGTCAAGGCGGAGGACTGGCGCGTCCTCACGGACGTGTACACCACGCCGGGCGGCTGCGACGAGGCGATTCGGATCTTCCTGGCGCGCGGTCTGTCGGAGGCGGTGGGCGAGCGGTTCGAGGTCTCCGAGGAGGAGTCCGACATGGAACTCGCCCGCGTCCCGCTGACCGAGCTGGTCCGCGGCGTGCTGGCGGGCGAACTCCACAACAACTGCCTCGTCGTGGGCGTCCTGTCCCTGACGGTCGCCCGCGCGGCCGACGGCGTGGACGCCCTCCGCCAGGCCGACGCGCCCTGGCCGGCTCGGCCGTTCGCGGCGTAG